From Anopheles maculipalpis chromosome X, idAnoMacuDA_375_x, whole genome shotgun sequence:
AACAGGCTTGTAAGCACCCTATCATTTGCACTTCTCTGTATTGAGCAAAATTTAAACCGTTTTGATAATGCTGATCggttctatttctttttctccttcccTATCATTACCATGCCCTGCAACACTGTATAtacccatacacacaaacacgcgcgaGCGTTTGGTCCGCTGTatattcattttccattcttttgatttcattttagcGGAAAAAGAAGAGTTCAAAAACGAAGACAATAAGCCACCGATGCTGGTTGATCATCAGGCGCTCGCGACGCAAACGCTAACTACCGTCGTTAACAATATTGCCGCTCAGcaccaacagcatcagcagcaacagcatcagttGAATACTCAGCTAtcccatcaacagcagcagcaagttcCTTCCAGCCAGCTTTCGCAGACGTCCGGTGGTGCCGAGTCTGGAACGCAGCTGGGCAGTATCGGCGTACAGCAGCAAACGCACCACACGTTGTCCTGGCCCTGCGAACTGTGCGGCCGGATGTTTGGGTCGAGGGAAGAGTGGACACTGCACGCCAAAAGCCATCTGGAGGTAATCGTCCCACAACTGCCATGCACCACCCGTCCACCGGGAACGTAATTGGGCATTTGCCAGGGTCCACACGTCCACACGTAGTAGCgcgggttttatttttcaatccttCATTTCTTCCCCTCCCCGCCACGACACACAACCGTCTCCCAACCGTCTCGTCACTTGGTcgaaaccaccatcatcatccctcTTCCTGGCGAGAAGTATTGACAATACGACGAACGCCAAGCGACGCGCTGGAGACGCTACCATGCCTACAGCGATACCCAGCCCATGAAGGGGTAATTGCCCCAATGCATTTCACCATCCCAGGCGGCAGTCGCCAAATTTGccggtttgctgctgcttgaccCACAACTTCCTAGCAGGCCACAGCGTGTTGCGTGCCAAACACGAAGCAAGGTGCCTTCAGTTCTGGAGTTCCGGAGAAAAAGAGCCATCGAAAGAGGATTAATTGCAAAATGTACACACCATACActacacacacctacacacacacacacagacgtacACACATATCGAACGTAATCCTCGGAGTTCCTTGCTGTGCGGCGCTACGTGGACAAAAGCTCTTCACCCCTCCCAATGGCAGGTGACTTACGCAACTAACTAGGCCACATTCGCATTCTATTtcgaattttatgaaataaatgtACTACCAATACACCCATAACACACGCATAGGCGGGGTTATGCGAATAAAATGTACTAAACGCACTGGAtgtagattttaaaattaggtTTTTTTAGAAGATCATTTAAACCGCGGCGATGACGTCAGTAATAAAGCTAGATGTAGATCTCCCTATCAATCGAGCAGATTATCTTTATTTAATACCTTTGCCAACGTGCGCTATTCCATCTTGAGGGTGAGTGTTGGTACTTACTTATACGGTGATGGCCTGGCGCTGAAGTCGACTGAACCGCTAGCGATCGATCGAGCTCCGTTGTCTGCCTTAAATCCATTACAGGCGTTGCATCCAACTTTTATGCAACGCCTGTGTAAAATGATTTCAGTCTTTTTGGAAGGGTGGCGGATCCTAGGTCTTGATGATTATGGGATAATCGAGTGTACTCCGATGTTCTTCCtcaaaaaagtaagaaaaattcGACCGTTTTGGATAGATTCTATGACTCAGCgaagtcttcttctttttgacctaacgatcttctaggtcacgccatgTAATTGTTTACTAGactttgctgataccacgtagttagatagtcagtcatcACAACAAGGgcacggtccggataggattttaATCCCGGGGTcttccgtgtgaagaccggcacgtGAGACCGTGGTAAGACTCAGGGGCCGAATatttctaccaaaaaaaaaagcctaccATTGTTTTTCAAGGCTTGCACACAGTATTATCTACGCTACGTAGCCATGTGAAGTTGATCTAAGACTTACCTCGAAAAAAGTCGGTGTCATTTCTCCCGATTTTCGAGAAATGCTGTTGCACGATTTGCATCGACTGTAAGCGTGATTGTTTTTACTGTATTCAGTGAGCATTACAATTATTCATGTTGCATATTATTCTTTTCCATAATTCAGGTAGGTTCCAAACTTCCATCGTATCTGACATTTGTACCATAAATAAAGAAAGGTCCAGCTATTGTCCTCGATGCCTTCCATCCGATCCCAAAATGTATGGTAACGTTTACGAGTACGCCCCATTAAGAATACTTTATACCTTTATGGAAAACTATAGCTAAAATCATAATCGACAGATAGTGGTTTCCGTTTTGtatttcattttgattttattgcatttaaaaaaatccaggAATAATATCAATTAGTCTGACACTTTTGAAATGGTTAGTTGCAAAGCGTGTACATGTTACACTGACATTCGACCAGATGAAGAATGTCTAGCGTCAAACACCACACTGTGCATTATTATCTGCGCTGTTGTTAGAAGTTATGGTTGCCATGTACCAACGCTGATTAACGGAAATTTCTTAACATTTTACATTTCGTCTGTTCGTTCTCCAAATCATTCTCcctacaaaagaaaagaacaatgTCCTATGCTAAACCCATCCTCCTGTAGTTACGAACCTCCTTTTCTTAACAGCCTGATTTTTTCATCATAAAAATCATCACAAACTAACCGATTACAAAAGGTATGATTTTGATACGTACGCGTGTCTTTAACTGCCCAACCAAAAAAGCCTTCGCCCATTCCTATCAACCTCATTTTCCATACACTCatcatatacatatatactcCATTCCTAAAGATTCCTTCTTCATTTTCACTAATTTCAATTGTCTTAGTTTCTAAAAAAATAGCACTTCTTGGTATCgattacatttgttttttttttctgtttcgttttcgattcAGTATAATAAAACCTTTGCCTTTCGCACCTCGTTTGCTTCTAGTGCTGCTTTTCTCCCCTATTGGCGTGTGCATTATACATGTGCAACACTATTTCTTACCTAAACGATCATTCCTTTCCCTTCACTCGCCTTGCTCAAGTACTCACTAATCCCGCTAAACTTACTGTACTTATTAGGCTGTTTCCTTCCAGAAACCAAGTTTGCGCTCCTTGCAGTAGCTCGTGGACTGAAAGAAGGTAAGAAAtatatgttttaattattacaGTTGATTTAAACAATCGATTAATCCTAGAACGACACTCGAATGACGACAACAGTTGGActggttttgaatttttaaactacaatatgtttttaagatttttcgaCATTTACGAGGGTAGCTCAGgacattttcatgaacaagtatggttatttagaccaaataagtcAGTACTACATTGATGGACAGATGGATGGATCTGAGGAGGGTACTAGTCTCGATGATTTTTAGCGAATCCAccgaacccttttttttttcaaattgggGCCGCCATCTTTTACGCTAGCCGTTTCTGTAGTGTCACATGTGTATTAGCTGATAAAACGCTCGCTTACCTTGCACTGTTTGGCACTGGCTTCATCCTTGCACCAGTAGGCCGGTCCCCAGCTACACTCGTTCAGTCCGACCAGCATGGCATCCTTCTTCTCGGCGTGCTCCTCCTCCGCCTCCTCGACCGGTTCATCGATCACACGCTCACCGGAAGCATACTCCGGCAGCGACAGCAGTGTGCCCGACATCGCACTGCACATATCGATGTTCACGCACACCTGCTCCCGTTCGATCGAACGTCGCAACTGCTGCAACATGCTCACACCGTACACACCGAGCATCCTGTCGCATTGTGTGTAGTGCTTCGCCGGCAGTGCGTCACAGATACGGTCCGCGTACTCGGTAACGTGATCAAGCATCTGGTCGCTCATCAACAACTCATCCAGCTCTTTTACCGTAGCCTGGCACACAGCACACTCGACAATTTCCactaaataaagcaaaatggggggaaacaacacacacatcagTGAAAAATGTGAGCAACGTGCTTACCACCTGCCAGCGTGCCAACCCCTAACTTACGCTCCGATTGTTTCAACAGGGCCAGCTGCTTCTCGCACAAATCCAGCTGCGTGCAGATCGCTTGCGGTGGCAACGTTTGCAGAAACTTGATAATAAACTCGCCGTACTGGTCGATCAGCTTGTCGCACTGCTTGGTAATGGTGCTTGGCATTTTTTCGCACACGCTACGGACGGCATTCTCGATTTCGTCGTGCGTTTTCTTGTTTGCCAGCTCCGACTCAAGCTTTACCATCACGAACTCGCAAATCGCACACtgtggtggttggtttttgtCCGCTTCGCCGGCAACGGTACCGATGGCACTCGGTGACACAAGCACCTCCTTGGCTGGTTCCATGATGGCGGGTTCTACCACATAGTCGAGCAGTGCTTCATCAACGTCCACTACAATCCgggagaggaaaaagaaaatgtatattttgcgttttatttttatttcatgccTCGGAGTCGGCTTAATCCGactacgggggaaaaaaagagaattcATCTATCACTAAACCTATGAATGCGAACGAACAAAATTGAGGATACTCACATTCATCGGTAAACTCCTTGGTCGGCAGACAGAACCCAAGCGTGTGGCAAATCTCTTTCGGCGACAACTGCTTCAGCAACAGATCGACGATCTGATCGCTATGCTGATCGATGTACTTCTCACATTTGGTCTTGTACTTGTGCAGACGATCGCAAGCATGCTCGAGCGCTTCCTTGATCTGATCCTTGCTCTTCTTGTTTTTCACACGCTTCTCGAGCTCCTTCACCATTTCCTGACACACCAGACACTCCGGGGTGCTGGTCATCGGCGTATGATCAACCGTTATCTGCCCGTTAACCGTCATGTCGGggatttcgttcgtttcgatATCACCGGAAGTGGACGGAGCAGCCGGCCGCTGGCTCCACGATGTACGCTTTTCATAATCGAGCTCCATACCCAGCAGACTCAGGTCCGGGCGCTGGTCGACGCACAGCTTCAGGAAGACGCAGATTTCCTGCGGCGTAAAATCGGACGCCAACATTTCCACCAGCTCGGCCGTATACGTGTCCACAAAATCATTACACTCCAGGCGCAGCTTCGGCGACAGGTGCATGCACAGTTTGCTCAGCGCGCTCTTAATGTTTTCCTTCGAGCGATCGGTTTTGACCGACTCTTCCAGCTGGCTGACGGCGAACAGGCAAAGCGGACAGGTTGGCTTATCGTTCCCGGCACGGGCCTCAATCGTCACCTCCACCTGACCGGGTGCAAAAATTTCCACATCTTCGCGGGCGGTCGGACACATCCGCATCGTTGGACAGATTTGGCGTGGATCCATCGATTGGATCAGCAGTGCAATCACCGCATCGCCATACACATCCACAAAGTTGTGACATTCGCCGCGGATCGATGCCGGCAGCCGGTTGCAGGTGGTACCAACCACTTCCTTGATTTCGTCCTCGTTGGCCGGTTCGGCCAACGCTTCCTGTACGAAGTGCATGAAGTATTCGCACAAGGTGCAGAACTtgccattttccaccaaattCAGTGAACTCGGTGCGCCCATGATGCGATCAATTGGTAGCTGTGCCTGCTGGATTTCGGACGCCGACAGCAAGGGTTCGTTCTCACCGAGCAGCGGACGGCGGTTCGGTTTCGACGCCATATTACGTTCCTGCTGCGCCGCTACCGCAACCGGCAACAGTGGCATGATGGGACCGTTGCCGAACATCGTACCCTTGGGACACACGCCGATCATGAAGCACGCATCGTTACTGTTCAAATTGTGGACGAGTGTTTCATAGATTTCGCGATAGTACTGCTCCACCAGGTTGTTGCATTCGTCGGCAAAGCTCTTCGTTTGCTTGCAAAGCCCCTGCAGCACCTGCTTGAATTCGAGCTCGGTCGTGTTTGCGATCAGCACGTCACGCAGGTGATCCACCAGCTGCTCACAAAGCTTGCAAGGGACATCGTCACCACCGCCAACCATCACCGGCAGCACACCGACACCTCCCATCGATCGTACCTCGATCTGCTTGCCGTCCTTCTCATCGTGCTGGTGGAAGTTTGCGGAGCAAACTCCACTCAAATGGCACACCGCGTCCGCCTTCAAGTTTCGGTTCAGGTGTGCGTACATGTCGCCAAAGTACGTCAGCACGAGGCTCGAACAAGCGTCCGAATAGGATGACATTTGGCCGCAAACACGCAGGAATCCTTCCAGCACGCTGTCCCGATCGCTGGACCGGAAGCGACGCTCAATTTGGTCCACAATCGTGTTGCATTCCTCGCAGCCGAACGTAATATCACCGGTTGCGCTAACTTTCTCGCTCGACGacgaatcatcatcatcctctaCTTCCTCCTCGAGCAGCGGCTTGGTGGCTGGCATCTCAGCGAGCAGCTTGTCGATTTCGGCATTATTACAAAGTCCGGCCACGCTGCACACGACGTTCGGGTTCATCTGGGAGGCGAGCGCTTCGACCAGCTCCGGGATAAAATCGTCGGCCAGCTTGCAGCATTCCTTCTTCACAACCTTGACCGGGATCAACTTGCACGAACCCTCGAACACGGCCTTCAGGTCCGCCTGAGTTTCGTTGCTTTCCAACTGGTCCCGGGCTTGCTTGACCATGTCCAAACAGATGTTGCAGATCTCATCATTATCCACCGGATAATGTTGCTTTTCCCACACGGTTTGGATGCAGTGCGATACGGCTCCACAGGATTTGGCGTTCCTGAGAAAAATATTCCAGAAATTTCATATTCGGTTACGTTAATGAGTAGTAGCTGGGTAGACACAATATGAACACGTATTTGTCGACATTGGGACTCTACTTTCGAACGTATAACACCCACTCGCAGACACTAAGTCCATGAAAGCCAGACATCTCTTGTAACATTTCGTCTATTTAACCTTTTTCCAAACGATACTTGGGCAGACCAATACTTCCAGTCCCGACATGTTATGCACTGAATATTAAACAGACGTGTTTTCTGGTTGGAGTTTCAGGGGCATAAACTTTTTCTCCCCTGGCACGACTTTCTCAATCATGGCCCTACGTGTTATATGCTGACGTCGCAAGAAGTTAACTGTTGGACCCGCACTTCTTAGTTGGGCAGGAACACCTGTTCTGCTTCTGATGGCGTCAGCTCTCGATAGTTTAATGGGACTTTCCAATTCTctaatatcataaatttttcACTTAACTGaatgtgtttcttcttttctatcTTGTATAATCCCTGACGTCTTTGAATCCTTTGATCCTATCTTCAAATCAAAATCACCGGTGGCTGTAGATAGAAATTTACGTTCGGGTTGTGTTGGTAATCAAAACTTTCTTTCCTTGACTTCGTTTTACCAGTAGCTGGCTAGTTAGCCATGCGTACGGCAGAGGCTCTAGAGGACAATTATATTGATCTGGCGATTTCTGGATTCTTcctaaattaaatttttatccaaAATATACGAGCAGTTGAGGGTCGAGATCAAACTTGATCCCGGGCAGCTACCATCATAACTCGACTATTTCAATTGCTGTAAATATCTATTCTGCTACAAGTACACACTGCTAGTTATCTCAATACTGACacagaataaaaatatcatcagCCAAATTGCAGGCTGACATATTctagaaacaataaaaaatctccCTAACACGTGGAGCTGATTTAAGtgcaaaatacattttcattgTAGTAAACGTTCCCACGAGCACGTTGCTAGAAACGCATCGATGATTATGAGCCCCACCCATCTCATACTTAGAAATGCAAGCATCAAGCCATGTAGTGGAATGTATCTTACGATAGATgatagtaatattttttaccAATACGAGCAATTAATAACTTCCAATCTTTCGTTTAAAACTAGACAGTTGGAATTCTTTCAAATACGCAGGAATTCCTTGATGAATTTGTTTCGTAACGAAGAATTGCATCAGGAACTTTCCCCCGTCAGCAAGGACTACCAGTGAGCCACTGCGTTAGGCGTTAACAACCTGCTCGATCACTCCTAGCTTAGCGACGTACGTTATTCATACCA
This genomic window contains:
- the LOC126567637 gene encoding uncharacterized protein LOC126567637, with product MMKSRLLGLVGILLLALTAVCSSPVKQTSNSPSNKRLLGAKECTWGPSYWCSDIRNAKSCGAVSHCIQTVWEKQHYPVDNDEICNICLDMVKQARDQLESNETQADLKAVFEGSCKLIPVKVVKKECCKLADDFIPELVEALASQMNPNVVCSVAGLCNNAEIDKLLAEMPATKPLLEEEVEDDDDSSSSEKVSATGDITFGCEECNTIVDQIERRFRSSDRDSVLEGFLRVCGQMSSYSDACSSLVLTYFGDMYAHLNRNLKADAVCHLSGVCSANFHQHDEKDGKQIEVRSMGGVGVLPVMVGGGDDVPCKLCEQLVDHLRDVLIANTTELEFKQVLQGLCKQTKSFADECNNLVEQYYREIYETLVHNLNSNDACFMIGVCPKGTMFGNGPIMPLLPVAVAAQQERNMASKPNRRPLLGENEPLLSASEIQQAQLPIDRIMGAPSSLNLVENGKFCTLCEYFMHFVQEALAEPANEDEIKEVVGTTCNRLPASIRGECHNFVDVYGDAVIALLIQSMDPRQICPTMRMCPTAREDVEIFAPGQVEVTIEARAGNDKPTCPLCLFAVSQLEESVKTDRSKENIKSALSKLCMHLSPKLRLECNDFVDTYTAELVEMLASDFTPQEICVFLKLCVDQRPDLSLLGMELDYEKRTSWSQRPAAPSTSGDIETNEIPDMTVNGQITVDHTPMTSTPECLVCQEMVKELEKRVKNKKSKDQIKEALEHACDRLHKYKTKCEKYIDQHSDQIVDLLLKQLSPKEICHTLGFCLPTKEFTDELDVDEALLDYVVEPAIMEPAKEVLVSPSAIGTVAGEADKNQPPQCAICEFVMVKLESELANKKTHDEIENAVRSVCEKMPSTITKQCDKLIDQYGEFIIKFLQTLPPQAICTQLDLCEKQLALLKQSELEIVECAVCQATVKELDELLMSDQMLDHVTEYADRICDALPAKHYTQCDRMLGVYGVSMLQQLRRSIEREQVCVNIDMCSAMSGTLLSLPEYASGERVIDEPVEEAEEEHAEKKDAMLVGLNECSWGPAYWCKDEASAKQCKSTSYCKERKLGFWKETA